One Phaseolus vulgaris cultivar G19833 chromosome 4, P. vulgaris v2.0, whole genome shotgun sequence DNA window includes the following coding sequences:
- the LOC137838340 gene encoding uncharacterized protein — translation MQQVMDMMQGLQEAMTASKVEQERMQADLAASQARNEELCRTNEELCRGLRNNSRLRDADERECFTLSREFSTSFSQSILEAVIPNTFVGPKVTFTGMEDPEAHLTAFHTQMMLVDGSGTVRCKLFMSTLTGMAMDWFISLSDGHITSFAQLSHLFREQYLANRAPPPVSYDLFDVKQYQGETLKEYINRFGAQVVKVGTTEEPMIVYVFRKGVCPGPFCKSIICNRPRTFAEIRRRAVEHIATEGEVCEKRTSVAPTCPRAPSRAQPVRVNEATTGRKNQERRCPYEARRPQPRGRVEGNQLAREGNRPIRHNFVVELKDLIVVPNIAGRLRPPVKTDKVLGPHKDSWCEFHEAFGHHINNCLARGHQLDELVKNGFLKDYLAGSATAATLAVLKEDQAHEMPIHREVHTISGGFSRGGPTSSQRKRYVRSVNSVAGEDSDDPWETDLVFTKADLRDVVPHDNDPVVISVVTTGRKVHKVLVDQGIFADVMFWSTFNKLQLSPDLLRPYSGCLYGFAWDQVEVRGYLELRTTLTDGTVSRTETICYLVVNANSAYNILLGRPALNKLRAVASTRHMKMKLPDLSGKVIREVA, via the coding sequence atgcagcaggtcatggataTGATGCAGGGATTGCAGGAGGCAATGACGGCGTCGAAGGttgagcaagagcgcatgcaggcggatcttgCAGCGTCTCAGGCAAGAAATGAGGAGCTCTGTCGTACGAATGAGGAGTTGTGCCGCGGGTTGCGCAACAACTCAAGGCTACGTGATGCAGATGAGCGCGAGTGTTTCACTCTGTCAAGGGAATTCTCTACGTCGTTCTCGCAGTCGATCCTGGAGGCGGTAATTCCCAACACGTTCGTTGGTCCTAAGGTGACTTTCACTGGGATGGAAGATCCCgaagcacatctcactgcgttccacacgcagatgatgctggtagaCGGCTCCGGCACCGtgagatgcaagctcttcatgagcactttgactgggatggccatggactggttcatcagcctttcAGATGGccatatcacgtctttcgcaCAACTTTCACATTTGTTTAGAGAGCAGTACCTAGCCAACAGGGCTCCACCACCAGTTTCGTATGATCTGTTTGACGTAAAGCAGTATCAAGGCGAAAccttgaaggagtatatcaatcgcttcggggcacaagtggtgaaggttggcaccacgGAGGAACCCATGATCGTCTACGTGTTCAGAAAGGGAGTGTGTCCAGGGCCTTTCTGCAAGTCAATCATCTGCAACCGCCCCCGAACTTTTgctgagataaggcgtcgcgcTGTGGAACACATCGCCACTGAGGGCgaggtgtgcgagaagcgcACAAGTGTTGCACCCACATGCCCGAGAGCACCGTCGCGTGCACAACCTGTCAGGGTCAACGAGGCCACAACGGGAAGGAAGAACCAGGAGAGGAGATGCCCATACGAGGCGAGGAGGCCCCAACCCAGGGGTCGAGTAGAGGGAAACCAACTGGCGAGGGAAGGGAATAGGCCGATAAggcacaattttgtggtggagctTAAAGATCTTATTGTTGTGCCAAACATAGCTGGCAGGCTGAGGCCACCAGTGAAGACAGATAAAGTGCTAGGACCTCACAAAGACtcgtggtgcgagttccacgaggcatTTGGGCACCACATTAACAACTGCTTGGCGCGAGGCCATCAGTTAGATGAActggtgaagaatggtttcctgaAAGATTACTTGGCAGGGTCTGCTACGGCCGCGACCTTGGCGGTACTAAAGGAGGATCAGGCGCATGAAATGCCGATCCACAGAGAAGTACACACCATCTCTGGTGGCTTCTCAAGAGGAGGGCCCACTTCCTCTCAGCGCAAGAGGTACGTGAGGTCAGTGAATTCAGTTGCTGGAGAGGATTCGGACGACCCGTGGGAGACAGACCTGGTGTTCACGAAAGCTGATCTACGTGATGTCGTCccccatgacaatgaccccgtggtcatttcggttgtcacaacgggaagaaaggtgcataaagttctcgtcgaccagggcatttttgcagatgtcatgttttggtcgaccttcaacaagctgcagttgtcccctgacctGTTAAGGCCCTACtctggatgcttgtatgggtttgcatGGGACCAAGTGGAAGTACGAGGCTACTTGGAGCTAAGGACGACGTTGACGGATGGAACGGTGTCCCGTACAGAGACCATTTGCTACTTGGTAGTTAATGCCAATTCGGCTTACAATATTCTGTTGGGTAGGCCAGCGCTGAATAAGCTAAGAGCAgtggcctccacgcgccacatgaagatgaagctgccagacctTAGTGGCAAAGTGATTAGAGAAGTCGCATGA